The Canis lupus familiaris isolate Mischka breed German Shepherd chromosome 1, alternate assembly UU_Cfam_GSD_1.0, whole genome shotgun sequence DNA window taatacagaGAGATATTTCAGGTGCATAGCATCTGTTTCTCAGTAACTGTAAACCAATAAGCCATACCTGCAGTCTTAGGAGTTGTGAGGacaagaactctttttttttttttttttttcatctattgagttttttgttataaatatccTGACAACCTATTATGGTATCTTATGAcagcaaaaacagaacaaaacccaaaccaaaccaaagtaAAGGCACTGGGTTTCCAACATCATGTGCAGAGAAAAGTTTAACATAAAGCTGAGACTGCTATCCTTAGTGAGACCTGCTTGCCAGGCTGGCTCTTGATTGGTATCTGGGTGCTTGAATTGTCCTGGAGGATTCCTAACATTCCCTAAGAGTAGGTCACAGTGCCTAAACTCTTTGTGCAATGTGGTTTATGCGGAGTATCTATTTTCCTTCTGAGAGTCTCTAATTTTGgtacattccaggcagagaatgCATACGTGACCAGCCCCCAATAAAAAAATCTAGGGCATTCAGTCTCTGATGCATCTCTCTGGCGTCAATTATGTGTGTTAGCACAATTTAGTGCTGAAGGAACTTGGTACATTGTGATTCCATAAGGAGAGGACTCTTAGAAGCTTACACCTGATTTCCTCCAGATTTCATCctatctttgctcatttttatcctttcagTGTAACAAATCAGGTGTGAGTATTCCCGTCTTGTGAATACTCAAAGGGAATGAAAGAACGTGGAAATAGCCTTAGGAACCCCCACACAAATTGAGACAGCACAGGCCTTACTAAATACCTAGCATCCCATAAATGTGTGGTCCAGAAAATCAACACTGAGGACCGGTCTCAACTAGATATGATTTGCTGAGTAAACCCCTTTAATCAACTACAATGAAAAATCACCACTGTGTCTGACTATGGAATAGCATCCAAACCTGCTCTTCATCTTTATTGGTTCCACATCTTGAGGGTCAACTGctattattttatgttctttcttcatgcacacttttaaaaaaattatttattaatgagacacacaatgagaggcagagacataggcagagggagaagcaagctccctgtggggagagcctgatgtgggactcaatcctggaactcggatcacgccctgagccaaagacagatgctcaaccactaagccacccaggtgtcctcatgcacaccttaaaaaaaagatacttttttttttatgcctccacaatgtatttatttatactcaTTTTGTTTCTAGCTCCAGGATTTGCCCTCTCGTTGTTACAGATTTATGCTTAAAGCCCAGCAAGCATTAATCACAAAGATACAATTGTTAAAACTCGACGAGCTATTTGTGTATGTATAACAACCATaggttttgcttttgaaattggATTCCAAAGCTCATTCCTTGATTTTGATCTTACCTGCCATATGACAATATAGAACACTCCTAATGGCTTAACTGCAAGGGATAATTATTTAGTACTTTCCTAAATTCTGTAACAGTAATTTCCATATTTAACGAAAAACtggaacataatttttttttttttaaaccgctgagccactcgggctgcccccagtcactttctttctttctttctttcttttttttttaatttttatttatttatgatagtcacacacagagagaggcagagacataggcagagggagaagcaggctccatgcaccgggagcccgacgtgggattcgatcccgggtctccaggatcgcgccctgggccaaaggcaggcgctaaaccactgcgccacccagggattccctggaacataatttaaatggaaaagtatcaggggtgagggagagaggaataAAAACTGGGAAAAGACCACAAAATGCTCCTTTCCAAGGAAAACCACTATGGAAGAACATCCCTTTATACATTATCTTAtgcatgtacacatatacacatgcatgcacacacatacactcacaaaGACTTATGTTTGATTATCCTATGAAGGCTATAATCTATTTTTCAAAGCCTATATTAAGTATTTCTCATGTCATTACAGATATCTATCATAATCTTAATGACTTCCAAGTTAATATAGGAATATACCAGAATTCAAATTCCTACGTACAGACAAGTACTTAATCCCATGTATAAAAACTCAGTGATATCATCAATATGGTGctcatttttttggtattttaatctCAGAATCTTAACTTTCAATTATATGATTTCCAAATCAAAGAGATGTACAACCTATATTGACATATACTCCTTTCCCAGAACCATGCTTCAGTGCTGCCAATagggaaaaacataaaaatatcaatCTCACCTTAGaaatacatttgacaaaattatcAAATTCCCACAAATTTGGGGTTATTCCTTTCATGGGTGTGGGGAATAGGGTATAGAGCCTATGTGAGAAGTTCTGATAAACGAAATACTACTGTAATTAGAAGGCAAACATTTGAGTTGGGATGGAAATGCAGTTAGATATCACCAACTGTTATTGGTAACTACTTGTGACATTTTCAAAGTGTTACAGTAAATTCTGCCTTAATagtgagagattaaaaaaaaaatcagttgtatgaAATGAAGTTAAGTCCTTGCaaggttcaaaaaaaaaacacaactttctcAGTCTGTACtgtcaaaaaaattacaaaagacagTTCAACAGAAACTGTATACAATCCTTGGAAAACCAGTCAGGGCCCCAGATAAGAACTGACTTGAGAACAAAGGCTgtgagaggagaggaggcaaTTGTAGTAGAGTAGTAACATTAATGTTGTGGACTGTAATATCAGGTGGTTTTCTACATTTCAACAAATGTTCACTTccctgaattaattttattttgcaggTTTCCACCTCTGGATacaattttcatgtttatttaacaTAAAGGTAGTGAGCACACTTACAAGTCAATGTTAAGGCTGTGCagattttttaagcttttatttgaattccagttagataacatacagtgtattagtttcaggtgtacaagagtgattcagcacttccatacatcacccagtgctcatcacaaagtGCACTCCTTCTTAATCACGATCACCTATGtaacccatccccacccccacctcccctctgataacaaTCAGTTTGTTCACTACATTTATacgagtctgtttcttggtttgcctttttctccctttgctcatttgttttctttcttaaattccacatgagtagaAGAATCATACAGTTTTTGTCTTTGACTAATTTTCCTCAGCATAATAATCTCTAGTTTCACCCATGTTgaacaaaaagaatattttgttcttctttatgcctgaataatattccattgtatatatacacatccttatccatttgtcagtcgatagacacttgggctctttccataagttggctattgtaagtaatgctgctataaacattggggtgcatgtatccctttgaattagtatttttgtactctttgggtaaataactagtaGTACAATTGTTAGAttgtagggtaattctatttttaactttttgaggaacctgcacactgttttccacagtggctgcaccagtttgcattcccatcaacagtgcaggaGGTTCCCcattcttcacattcttgccaaaacctttttcttgtgttgttgattttagcctttctTACAGGtttgaggtgctatctcattgtaattttgatttgcattcccctgacaataagtgatgttgagcatcttttcaagtctgttggtcatctggatttcttcttggaaaaaggtttattcatgtcttatgttcatttttaaattagatttatttgtttttcaagtgcCGAGTTTTATacgttctttgtatattttggatattaactccttatcaaatatatcataggcaaatatcttttcccattctgtaggatgccttttagttttgtttcctttgctgcgcagcagctttttattttgatatagtcccaatagtttttgcttttgtttcccttgcctcaggaaacctatctagaaaaaagttgctatagctgatgtcagagaaattagtgcctgtgctttcttcaaggacttttatggtttcaggtcccatcacacttaggtctttaatctattttggatttatttatatgtatgatgtaagaaaatggttcaatttcattcttttgcatgttgctctcTAGTTTTCCCAATAAcagttgttgaaaaaaaaaacctgcttttttttcccccattggttattctttcctgctttgtcataAATTAACTGAACATATActttgggttcatttctgagttttctattctgtttaatgacctatgtgtctatttttgtgccagtaccatattgttttgtttaCACAGCTTTGCAATATTACTGGAGGTCTAGAATTATGCCTCCAGCTTCGAGGGCTGTGTAGATTTAGCagcaaagtccctgccctcatgaagctgACATTCTATTGGGTATCAATTCTGGTACGCCCATCATTATACTTGTGTTAAGTGCCAGATCAAACTCTTTTCCTAAGTACTACCTCCTAAGTGATTCTGAACAAAGACTTATCACATCACTTACAAGGTTCCTCCACTGTGTGATCTGGTGAAAACTGAGATAAATTTGATTATTGCTTAAATACCAACAAAATTAACAcaagtattttctctcttatGAGACTAAATGATAATAAGAATCCAGGGTTTTATAAAACATCATTCTGGAGAACTTCTTCCTGACGATTCTTTGATGTTCTTACCATTCTTGTTACTTTCATAAATTGTATTGCCACCATGAGTTTTGCGATGATGGGAAAGTTTTGATCGCCAACGGAAGCTCTGGCCACATGTCTCACACTTGTAAGGTGTCTCCCCTGTGTGAACCCGCTGATGAGATTGTAGCTGTGAAGAGTGACGGAAGACCTTGCCACATACGTCACATTTGTATGGTTTCTCTTCACTGTGGACACTCTGATGAACCTTAAGACTCGAGGCCTGACTGAAGTGCTTACCACACTCCCCACACTtgtagggtttctctcctgtgtggacCCTCTGATGCATGTCAAGATTCAAGCTCCACTTGAAGCCCTTCCCGCACTCCTCACATTTGTACGGCTTTTCTCCCGTGTGGACTTTTTGATGGGCTTGAAGGTGTGAACTACGACCAAAGCTCTTCCCACACTCTTCACATTTGAATGGTTTCTCTCCACTGTGGATTCTCTGATGGGCCAGAAGATTTGCGGCCTGCCTGAATACTTTCCCACACTCCTCACAATTAaatggtttctctcctgtgtggatTCTGCAGTGAATTTTGAGATCTGCTCGACGATTGAATCCCTTTCCACACTCTTCACATTTGTGTGGTTTCTCACCAGTGTGGATCAGCTGGTGAATCTGAAGTCGGGAACTCTGATTGAAGCCCTGCCCACACTCCTCACACTTGTAGGGTTTCTCTACACTGTGGGTCTTCAGATGGGATTGAAGATATGCTCTCTGACTGAAATCCTTCCCACATACCTCACATTTATAGGGTCTCTCTCCTGTGTGGACTACCAGATGAACTTGATAACGGGTTTTTGTCCCAAAGTTCTTCCCACACTCATCGCATTTgtatggtttctctcctgtgtggacTCTCTGATGGGCCTGAAGATTTGAACTCATAGTAAAGCCTTTACCACACACTTTGCATACATATGGCTTCTCTCCAGTATGGATTCTCTGATGGGCCCGAAAATGTGAAGGTTGAATGAAGCCCTTCCCACACTCTTCACATTTATAAGGTTTCTCTCGTGTGTGGCCCTTCTGATGGATATGAAGATTTGAGCTACAAAAGAAACATTTCCCGCACTCTTCACATTTGTACAGTTTTTCTCCCGTGTGGACCATACAGTGACTATTAAGTGATGACCTACGTCGGAAATTCTTACCACATTTATCACATTTGAAGggtttctccccagtgtggatTCTCTGATGCTCCTGAAGATGTGAAGCATGAATGAATGCCCTTCCACATTGGTCACAATTATAAGGTTTCTCTTCCATGTGCAATTTATAATGAACATTAAGTGCTGATCTGCGACAGAAGCCATTCCCACACTTCTCACATTTGAATGGCTTCTCTACAGTGTGGACTTTCTGATGGGTTTGCAGACATGAGCTCTGACTGAATTCCTTACCACACTCATCACACTTATAGCGTTTCTCTCCCAAATGAACTCTCTGATGAATATGAAGTGCTGAGCTGTAACAGAAGCTTTTTCCACACTCACGACATGTATGAGACTTTACTCCTGAGTGGATTTGTTGATGAAGATCAAAGTTGGAGACATcactgaaatatttcttaaattcactGCACTGATCAGGTTTCTGGCCTGTGTGAGTTGTAGACTGCCCTGCCCCAACATGTCCAGGTGAATCACCTTGTTTGGGGAGCTGAGAACTCTTTATCACGGAGCCTTGACACCTACTTAAGTCACTTGCAATCTGTTGCCAGATCCTCCAGCAAGAATGCTCTTCAGGTGGCTCTGCTTCTAAAACAGTCTTCATCTTACTTTGGATCTTTCCTCCTGTAAAGACAGAATGCAGAGATGTGGACAACTGAAGGCTTTGTTTAGTATTTTCAAGATTTCATATTTAGAAGAAAGCATGAGATTTTAATTAATCCAGAGCACGTTCACGTCTTTTTCCTTGTGTATCTTATTCTTTGGTTTACATGTACATAGAACCCAAGAAGGGTCCAGTGGGCTCCTATCCACTAAGCAAGTTACACCATGTCTCCTAAGAGAAGTACAAGTTAGATGTCAAAGACTTAATTCAAAAATTGATAATATGATTCAAACTATTAACTTATGGCCACTTCTATTGAATTTGAAAATCAGTGTAGTAAATTGAATAGTAAATTAGGTAGTTAATAAATTATGGAGACAGAAATGTTATATAGATAATGAAGAATGAATCAACCAGAACTTCAGGAAAAGCACAACAATCaaattttgtgttcattttatatatCGTAATATCAAATAccttgaaatatttacatttatatattcaaagtattCCTGGAAACTCTGCACGTGTTCAGCTAATCTTATCTTTATTTTGACAGACATTAAATGAGTTGGCTACTATTATAAACTTCTGACCACTTGTAAcaatttaatttcagaaatttgtcttcggtgtccatcgaaagatgaatggataaagaagatgtggtttatgtatacaatggtatattactcagccattagaaacaacaaatacccacatttgcttcgacgtggatggaactggagggtattatgctgagtgaaataagccaattggagaaggacgaacattatatggtctcattgatttggggaatataaataatagtgaaagagaataaaggggaagggagaaaaaataagtgggaaatatcagaaagggagacagaacatggaagactcctaactctgggaaacaaactaggggtggtggaaggggaggagggcgggggctgggggtgactgggtggcggcactgaggggggcacttgacgggatgagcactgggtgttattctgtatgttgtcaaattttacaccaataaaaaaaatttattattaaaaaaaaagaaaaaagaaatttgtcttCCAAAAGGTTTATCCCTCTTAAAAATTGGTATTCCCAAGTCTCTATTTTTATACAAAGGTTATCTAAACATTTGgagattattttttcaataaactttTCAATTAGTTTAGGAAGTActtttcttaaaactcaacaataagggaaaaaagaaccaggttaaaaaatgaatcaaagggacgcctgggtggctcagtggttgagcatctgtcttcggctcagggcatgatcccagagttccaggatcaagtcctacatcgggctccctgtagggagcctgcttttccctcttcctatgtctctgtctctctctgcttgtgtctctcatgaataagtaaataatctttaagaagaaaaaaaaaaagaaccaaaacccCTAAGATATACTTTAGcgaagaaaatatacagatgggccaataagcatatgaaaagatgctccacatcttATGtaatcagggaaaggcaaatccaAACACCGAGATACCCTACACACTTACTAGAATGGTCAAAATCAGAACACCAACACCACCAAATGCTGCCAAGAtatagagcaacaggaactctcattcactgctggtaggaattcaaaatggtacagccactttggaagagtttgttggtttcttacaaaactaaacatactcttagcATACTCTCCTGATACTGCCCAATTTGGTATTAACCAAAAGGATTTGAAATTTTAAGGCCACACAGAAAACTATACACAGATGTTTATAACAGGTTTATTCATAAGgacaaaacttggaagaaaccaaAATGCTCTCCAGTGGGTGAACAGATAAATATTACCTGTGGTACAttgatataatggaatattatttggtgctaaaaagaaatgagctattagccatgaaaagacacagagaaaatgtaaatgcacactattaagtgaaagaagccaaactgaaaagtatgattccaactatacaACATTCTTAAAAAGGTAAAAGTATGGACACAGTAAaatgatcagtggttgccaagggttagAGGGGaggggatgaataggtggaggacaggatttttagggcaagTGTAACCACTCTTTTCAATACAATAATGGTGGCTACATggctttatccatttgtccaagTCCATAAATGTGGtaccaccaagagtgaaccctaatgtaaagtACAGACTCAGTGATAATGATGTGTGAATATAAATTCATCAATTTTAGTGGGTGGAGGTTATTGATAATATAAGAAGCTCTGGGTACATGGGGACAAGGGATATATGGGATATCTCTGTCCATtccctctcaattttgctatgaacctaaaactgctctaaaaaaagtctttgaaagcACTACTGAAAAAATCTTtatggggatccctaggtggcacagcggtttggcgcctgccttcggcctagggcgcgatcctggagacccgggatcgaatcccacatcgggctcccagtgcatggagcctgcttctccctctgcctgtgtctctgcctctctctctctctctctctgtgactatcataaaaaaaaaaaaaaaaaaaaaatctttatgaaagagaaatttaCTCCCCTACTTGTATGAATAGTCAATTGAAAGCTGCCCCCTCAGGAcgccttggtggttcagtggttgagcatctgcctttggctcggggcgtgatcccggagttccggaattgagtcccacatcaggcttcctgcatggagcctgcttctctctctgcctgtgtctctgcctctctctccctgtgtctctcatgaataaataaataaaatcttaaaaaacaaacaaaaaacctgcctCCCTCTTTCGATCCAGTGGACAATTGGTAAACAGCCTCTATCTAACTCTGCCTTGGGTCCCTTTATTGGAAAGGTACTTCAGTGTCGAGACAACTGGAATGTCTAGAATGAATTGCAGGTTTGGGAGTGAATACTTAAATGGCACACTGATTAAAACACAGCATAAAGCAGAGAGTGGAACTTTAGCCCCTACAGGCAAGTTTCCTTCAATGAGAACAAAAGGGCAATAAAGTTGAGCAGAAAATATACATGGTTTTAAACCCAACAGTAATTCAGAtctctagggggaaaaaaaagacaatagaaatgagcccaggaaaaggaaaaaatgaggtcACAGTGTAAACTCTGGAAGCCAACCATAGAGTGGGAGTTTGATCCTGCTAGGAACTCTCCCCAGGCAGACACATGGATGGTTCCTCAGGATTTTTAAGTCTCTGCTCAGCCCAACAATGAGCCCCTTTACTgcccattataaaataattaatccCGTCCTCACCCAGTGCACCTCCCGTGACTCCAATACCTCCTTGTTTATGTTCCATACAGCACCTGGCACCATGAGACATGCTA harbors:
- the LOC484461 gene encoding zinc finger protein 234 isoform X2 translates to MKTVLEAEPPEEHSCWRIWQQIASDLSRCQGSVIKSSQLPKQGDSPGHVGAGQSTTHTGQKPDQCSEFKKYFSDVSNFDLHQQIHSGVKSHTCRECGKSFCYSSALHIHQRVHLGEKRYKCDECGKEFSQSSCLQTHQKVHTVEKPFKCEKCGNGFCRRSALNVHYKLHMEEKPYNCDQCGRAFIHASHLQEHQRIHTGEKPFKCDKCGKNFRRRSSLNSHCMVHTGEKLYKCEECGKCFFCSSNLHIHQKGHTREKPYKCEECGKGFIQPSHFRAHQRIHTGEKPYVCKVCGKGFTMSSNLQAHQRVHTGEKPYKCDECGKNFGTKTRYQVHLVVHTGERPYKCEVCGKDFSQRAYLQSHLKTHSVEKPYKCEECGQGFNQSSRLQIHQLIHTGEKPHKCEECGKGFNRRADLKIHCRIHTGEKPFNCEECGKVFRQAANLLAHQRIHSGEKPFKCEECGKSFGRSSHLQAHQKVHTGEKPYKCEECGKGFKWSLNLDMHQRVHTGEKPYKCGECGKHFSQASSLKVHQSVHSEEKPYKCDVCGKVFRHSSQLQSHQRVHTGETPYKCETCGQSFRWRSKLSHHRKTHGGNTIYESNKNGKNIKESSGRSSPE
- the LOC484461 gene encoding zinc finger protein 234 isoform X1; this translates as MTMFKETVTFKDVAVVFTEEELGLLDPAQRKLYGDVMLENFRNLISVGGKIQSKMKTVLEAEPPEEHSCWRIWQQIASDLSRCQGSVIKSSQLPKQGDSPGHVGAGQSTTHTGQKPDQCSEFKKYFSDVSNFDLHQQIHSGVKSHTCRECGKSFCYSSALHIHQRVHLGEKRYKCDECGKEFSQSSCLQTHQKVHTVEKPFKCEKCGNGFCRRSALNVHYKLHMEEKPYNCDQCGRAFIHASHLQEHQRIHTGEKPFKCDKCGKNFRRRSSLNSHCMVHTGEKLYKCEECGKCFFCSSNLHIHQKGHTREKPYKCEECGKGFIQPSHFRAHQRIHTGEKPYVCKVCGKGFTMSSNLQAHQRVHTGEKPYKCDECGKNFGTKTRYQVHLVVHTGERPYKCEVCGKDFSQRAYLQSHLKTHSVEKPYKCEECGQGFNQSSRLQIHQLIHTGEKPHKCEECGKGFNRRADLKIHCRIHTGEKPFNCEECGKVFRQAANLLAHQRIHSGEKPFKCEECGKSFGRSSHLQAHQKVHTGEKPYKCEECGKGFKWSLNLDMHQRVHTGEKPYKCGECGKHFSQASSLKVHQSVHSEEKPYKCDVCGKVFRHSSQLQSHQRVHTGETPYKCETCGQSFRWRSKLSHHRKTHGGNTIYESNKNGKNIKESSGRSSPE